In one Corallococcus sp. EGB genomic region, the following are encoded:
- a CDS encoding YsnF/AvaK domain-containing protein, producing MIKRNDIKEGMTVRSSDGEKLGKVFAVGEGEFHIEKGMFFPKDYLVRYAEVSDLRNGEIFLNHGREALRGLADTADLAAGRGSGVVGVGTPASETTTATTGTATGMGAGLKTGPQRMGDVARTGAEKVDLKDRELRKDRELRTDMQARERIANANERIANEDVTLRTHHEELGVTKRQRSAGEAQVRKVVVEEKKTVEVPLRHEEVEVVRRAVKDTIPGDVATFQEETIRIPLSAEEAELTKRSYTDEEVTIHKRPIEERRTMEGRVRHEELEDVKVVRTEPVVDEETRRTGYNANADIDPLKRS from the coding sequence ATGATCAAGCGAAACGACATCAAGGAAGGGATGACGGTCCGCAGCAGCGACGGCGAGAAGCTGGGCAAGGTGTTCGCCGTGGGTGAGGGCGAATTCCATATCGAGAAGGGGATGTTCTTCCCGAAGGACTACCTGGTCCGTTACGCGGAGGTGAGCGACCTGCGCAACGGGGAGATCTTCCTCAACCACGGCCGCGAGGCGCTGCGCGGGCTGGCGGACACGGCGGACCTGGCCGCGGGCAGGGGCAGCGGGGTGGTGGGCGTGGGCACGCCCGCGTCGGAGACGACGACGGCGACCACGGGCACCGCGACCGGCATGGGCGCGGGGCTGAAGACGGGCCCCCAGCGGATGGGAGACGTTGCCCGGACCGGCGCGGAGAAGGTGGACCTCAAGGACCGCGAGCTGAGGAAGGACCGGGAGCTGCGCACCGACATGCAGGCCCGGGAGCGCATCGCGAACGCCAACGAGCGCATCGCGAACGAGGACGTCACGCTGCGCACGCACCATGAGGAGCTGGGCGTCACCAAGCGCCAGCGCTCCGCGGGCGAGGCGCAGGTACGCAAGGTCGTCGTGGAGGAGAAGAAGACGGTGGAGGTCCCGCTGCGCCACGAGGAGGTGGAGGTGGTACGCCGGGCGGTGAAGGACACCATCCCCGGCGACGTGGCGACCTTCCAGGAGGAGACCATCCGCATCCCCCTGAGCGCGGAGGAGGCGGAGCTCACCAAGCGCTCGTACACGGACGAGGAGGTCACCATCCACAAGCGCCCCATCGAGGAGCGCCGCACCATGGAGGGCCGGGTCCGCCACGAGGAGCTGGAGGACGTGAAGGTGGTGCGCACCGAGCCCGTGGTGGACGAGGAGACTCGCCGCACCGGCTACAACGCGAACGCGGACATCGATCCGCTCAAGCGCTCGTAG
- a CDS encoding serine/threonine-protein kinase, with protein sequence MAFQSPEEELAFLRGLTAVNRMADDILEDCLERGLDLDTGLDVFLTQCARMVHAKAGFVSLRGTRGPVLTRVLGELGVDVFEAARWSGPRRLREGRMLFCQQLTLGRLNLGGLGLLVDGNFEDGGQRVMGLVEAIGEQLDSAVLSFLALTDGRGPLERLDELDVDGTPVNRGRIGRYEVVRPLGTGGMAQVLIARTRGPEGLGRLVALKRILPHLTAQPEMVQQFLDEARIGLRLSHPNLVHVYDFGEAQGAYYIAMELVHGVDLDRLLRANKGPLEPAVVSAIVSQALMGLHSAHALKGEDGAPLDLVHRDLSPHNLMVGFDGQVKVLDFGVAKVRAQRTVTLPGIVKGKPLYMSPEQALGQRLDARSDLFAMGLVLYQALTGRRAFEHDDELVTMKAICQEKLPRPPEVSTPLWNVLSVALSKDPQARFDNAHAMADRLVAACPPARDTALAALAGRLFPERLRESQRLETAVDRAREAPSRAPPIRAPR encoded by the coding sequence GTGGCGTTCCAATCCCCGGAAGAAGAGCTGGCCTTCCTGCGCGGCCTGACGGCCGTGAACCGGATGGCCGACGACATCCTCGAGGACTGCCTGGAGCGGGGGCTGGACCTCGACACCGGCCTGGACGTGTTCCTCACGCAGTGCGCCCGGATGGTGCACGCGAAGGCGGGCTTCGTGTCGCTGAGGGGTACGCGTGGCCCCGTGCTGACGCGCGTGCTGGGCGAGCTGGGCGTGGACGTCTTCGAGGCGGCGCGCTGGAGCGGCCCCCGGCGCCTGCGCGAAGGCCGGATGCTCTTCTGCCAGCAGCTCACCCTGGGGCGGCTGAACCTGGGCGGACTCGGCCTGCTGGTGGACGGGAACTTCGAGGACGGCGGCCAGCGGGTGATGGGGCTGGTGGAGGCGATTGGGGAGCAGCTGGACTCGGCGGTGCTGTCCTTCCTGGCGCTGACGGACGGGCGCGGGCCGCTGGAGCGGCTGGACGAGCTGGACGTGGATGGCACGCCCGTCAACCGCGGGCGCATTGGCCGCTATGAGGTCGTGCGGCCGCTGGGCACGGGCGGGATGGCGCAGGTGCTCATCGCGCGCACGCGCGGGCCGGAGGGGCTGGGGCGGCTGGTGGCGCTCAAGCGCATCCTGCCCCACCTGACGGCCCAGCCGGAGATGGTGCAGCAGTTCCTGGACGAGGCGCGCATCGGCCTGCGGCTGTCGCACCCCAACCTGGTGCACGTCTACGACTTCGGCGAGGCGCAGGGCGCCTACTACATCGCCATGGAGCTGGTGCACGGCGTGGACCTGGACCGGCTCCTGCGCGCCAACAAGGGGCCGCTGGAGCCGGCGGTGGTGTCCGCCATCGTGTCGCAGGCGCTGATGGGGCTGCACTCCGCGCACGCCCTCAAGGGCGAGGACGGCGCGCCGCTGGACCTGGTGCACCGCGACCTGTCTCCGCACAACCTGATGGTGGGCTTCGACGGCCAGGTGAAGGTGCTGGACTTCGGCGTGGCCAAGGTGCGCGCGCAGCGCACGGTGACGCTGCCGGGCATCGTGAAGGGCAAGCCGCTCTACATGTCTCCGGAGCAGGCGCTGGGCCAGCGGCTGGACGCGCGCAGCGACCTGTTCGCCATGGGGCTCGTGCTCTACCAGGCCCTCACGGGGCGGCGCGCCTTCGAGCACGACGACGAGCTGGTCACCATGAAGGCCATCTGCCAGGAGAAGCTGCCCCGGCCCCCGGAGGTGTCCACGCCCCTGTGGAACGTGCTGTCGGTGGCGCTGTCCAAGGACCCCCAGGCCCGCTTCGACAACGCCCACGCCATGGCGGACCGGCTGGTGGCCGCGTGTCCCCCCGCGCGGGACACGGCGCTGGCGGCGCTGGCGGGCCGGCTCTTCCCGGAGCGGCTGCGCGAATCGCAGCGGCTGGAGACCGCCGTGGACCGCGCGCGCGAGGCCCCCTCCCGCGCCCCGCCCATCCGTGCGCCTCGCTGA
- the dnaK gene encoding molecular chaperone DnaK: MAKVIGIDLGTTNSCVAVMEGGEPVVIPNSEGSRTTPSMVGFTDSGERLVGQIAKRQAITNPENTVFAAKRLIGRKFDSPEAKKAIGVSSFKVAPSPNGDAWVEIRGKGYSPPEVSAIVLMKMKQTAEDYLGEPVTEAVITVPAYFNDSQRQATKDAGRIAGLNVLRIINEPTAAALAYGLDKVKDATTERIAVYDLGGGTFDISILELNAGVFEVKSTNGDTFLGGEDFDQRLIDYLAKRFAEANNGLDLRKDRMALQRLKEAAERAKHELSSAPETEVNLPFITADASGPKHLTETVDRSTFEALVADLIDRSIEPCRIALKDAGVTAQAINQVLLVGGMTRMPRVQQKVKEFFGKEPHKGINPDEVVAVGAAIQGGVLKGEVKDVLLLDVTPLSLGVETAGGVFTKIIDKNTTIPCKKGQVFSTAVDNQPLVSVHVLQGEREMAADNKTLARFELVGIPPAPRGVPQIEVSFDIDANGIVHVSARDLGTGKQQQVRVVGNSGLSEAEIQAMINDAQSHSADDKKKKELAELRNNADGLIYTTEKSLEEYANLLSEKDRGEIQADLERLRSVLNTSDAGALKEAFQRLEGSAYRIADAIYTDQAKSG, translated from the coding sequence ATGGCGAAGGTGATTGGAATCGACCTGGGCACCACCAACTCCTGCGTCGCCGTGATGGAAGGCGGCGAGCCGGTGGTCATCCCCAACAGCGAAGGCAGCCGCACCACGCCGTCCATGGTGGGCTTCACCGACTCCGGCGAGCGCCTGGTGGGCCAGATTGCCAAGCGGCAGGCCATCACCAACCCGGAGAACACCGTCTTCGCGGCCAAGCGGCTCATCGGCCGCAAGTTCGACTCGCCGGAGGCGAAGAAGGCCATTGGCGTCTCCTCCTTCAAGGTCGCGCCCAGCCCCAACGGCGACGCCTGGGTGGAGATCCGCGGCAAGGGCTACAGCCCGCCGGAAGTCAGCGCCATCGTGCTGATGAAGATGAAGCAGACGGCGGAGGACTACCTGGGCGAGCCCGTCACCGAGGCGGTCATCACCGTCCCCGCGTACTTCAACGACAGCCAGCGCCAGGCCACCAAGGACGCGGGCCGCATCGCCGGCCTCAACGTGCTGCGCATCATCAACGAGCCCACCGCCGCCGCGCTCGCGTACGGCCTGGACAAGGTGAAGGACGCCACCACGGAGCGCATCGCCGTCTACGACCTGGGCGGCGGCACGTTCGATATCTCCATCCTGGAGCTCAACGCCGGCGTCTTCGAGGTGAAGAGCACCAACGGCGACACGTTCCTGGGCGGCGAGGACTTCGACCAGCGCCTCATCGACTACCTGGCCAAGCGCTTCGCGGAAGCCAACAACGGCCTGGACCTGCGCAAGGACCGCATGGCGCTCCAGCGCCTGAAGGAGGCCGCCGAGCGCGCCAAGCACGAGCTTTCCAGCGCCCCGGAGACGGAGGTCAACCTCCCGTTCATCACCGCGGACGCGTCCGGCCCCAAGCACCTCACGGAGACCGTGGACCGGTCCACCTTCGAGGCGCTGGTCGCGGACCTCATCGACCGCTCCATCGAGCCGTGCCGCATCGCGCTCAAGGACGCGGGCGTCACCGCGCAGGCCATCAACCAGGTCCTCCTGGTGGGCGGCATGACGCGCATGCCGCGCGTGCAGCAGAAGGTGAAGGAGTTCTTCGGCAAGGAGCCCCACAAGGGCATCAACCCGGATGAAGTCGTCGCCGTGGGCGCCGCCATCCAGGGCGGCGTGCTCAAGGGCGAGGTGAAGGACGTCCTCCTGCTGGACGTCACGCCGCTGTCCCTGGGCGTGGAGACCGCGGGCGGCGTCTTCACGAAGATCATCGACAAGAACACCACCATCCCCTGCAAGAAGGGCCAGGTGTTCTCCACCGCGGTGGACAACCAGCCGCTCGTGTCCGTGCACGTCCTGCAGGGCGAGCGCGAGATGGCGGCGGACAACAAGACGCTGGCGCGCTTCGAACTGGTGGGCATCCCGCCCGCGCCGCGCGGCGTGCCGCAGATCGAGGTGTCCTTCGACATCGACGCGAACGGCATCGTGCACGTGAGCGCGCGCGACCTGGGCACCGGCAAGCAGCAGCAGGTGCGCGTGGTGGGCAACTCCGGCCTGTCGGAAGCCGAAATCCAGGCGATGATCAACGACGCCCAGTCGCACTCCGCGGACGACAAGAAGAAGAAGGAGCTGGCGGAGCTGCGCAACAACGCGGACGGGCTCATCTACACCACGGAGAAGAGCCTGGAGGAGTACGCCAACCTCCTGTCGGAGAAGGACCGCGGCGAAATCCAGGCGGACCTGGAGCGCCTGCGCTCCGTGCTCAACACCTCCGACGCCGGCGCCCTCAAGGAGGCCTTCCAGCGGCTGGAGGGCAGCGCCTACCGCATCGCGGACGCCATCTACACGGACCAGGCCAAGTCCGGCTGA
- the grpE gene encoding nucleotide exchange factor GrpE, with the protein MRAVSGTNDKGSIQTDIGQDVIDEAVRSVERRMDGDADGAQTEVELDVSAPADADAATPEVASPTEDMAALRQEVESLRAQLDFSQTKARETLERLKEAHERAKDFQDRAIRSAADLENYRKRAQKEKEDVQRFGVEKLLKDLLPVVDNLDRALDAAGKSPDFDSFQKGVAMTRKSFEDALARHGVKGFSAKGQPFDPRLHEAIQQVESADVPAGHVLYEVTRGFHLNDRLARPAMVVVARAPEAAAPPPEPAAPAASAEAPKASEEGSSAATQPSASSDSSSGGSQ; encoded by the coding sequence GTGCGCGCCGTGTCGGGTACCAATGACAAGGGCAGCATCCAGACGGACATCGGGCAGGACGTGATCGACGAGGCGGTTCGCAGCGTCGAGCGTCGGATGGATGGAGACGCGGACGGCGCGCAGACGGAGGTGGAGCTGGACGTCTCCGCCCCGGCCGACGCGGACGCCGCCACCCCCGAGGTCGCCTCCCCCACTGAAGACATGGCCGCGCTCCGCCAGGAGGTGGAGTCCCTGCGCGCGCAGCTGGACTTCAGCCAGACCAAGGCCCGCGAGACGCTGGAGCGCCTCAAGGAAGCGCACGAGCGCGCCAAGGACTTCCAGGACCGGGCCATCCGCTCCGCCGCGGACCTGGAGAACTACCGGAAGCGCGCGCAGAAGGAGAAGGAGGACGTCCAGCGGTTCGGCGTGGAGAAGCTCCTCAAGGACCTGCTCCCCGTGGTGGACAACCTGGACCGCGCGCTCGATGCCGCCGGCAAGTCCCCGGACTTCGACAGCTTCCAGAAGGGCGTGGCCATGACGCGCAAGTCCTTCGAGGACGCGCTCGCCCGCCATGGCGTGAAGGGCTTCTCCGCCAAGGGGCAGCCCTTCGACCCGCGCCTGCACGAAGCCATCCAGCAGGTGGAGTCCGCGGACGTCCCGGCGGGCCACGTGCTCTACGAGGTGACGCGCGGCTTCCACCTCAACGACCGGCTGGCGCGCCCCGCCATGGTCGTCGTCGCCCGCGCGCCGGAGGCCGCTGCCCCGCCTCCGGAGCCCGCCGCGCCCGCGGCCAGCGCGGAAGCACCGAAGGCCTCTGAAGAAGGCAGCAGCGCCGCGACCCAGCCGTCCGCGTCGTCCGACAGTTCCTCCGGGGGGAGTCAGTAG
- a CDS encoding transcriptional regulator has protein sequence MAEKWDRQLMDFLKRTGEDLKRTTDDLRGEAERLLKEVKDPEKQAKVKEGLVQLRTWAAATTKTAAEKIETAVRRVETSVEEAFKPGFGSDAATPPPSAAREKASQAAPEAEAAPSRPARAKSAGTSKSANKSIGRKKTAGAPAAAKGARATKKSASKKTLGRKKPAPGT, from the coding sequence ATGGCCGAGAAGTGGGACAGGCAGTTGATGGACTTCCTCAAGCGCACCGGCGAAGACCTCAAGCGCACCACGGACGACCTCCGCGGCGAGGCCGAGCGCCTCCTCAAGGAAGTGAAGGACCCGGAGAAGCAGGCCAAGGTGAAGGAGGGCCTCGTGCAGCTGCGCACCTGGGCCGCCGCCACCACCAAGACGGCCGCGGAGAAGATCGAGACCGCCGTGCGCCGCGTGGAGACCTCCGTCGAGGAGGCCTTCAAGCCCGGCTTCGGCTCCGACGCCGCCACCCCCCCGCCTTCCGCCGCCAGGGAGAAGGCCTCCCAGGCCGCCCCGGAGGCGGAGGCCGCCCCCAGCCGCCCGGCCCGCGCGAAGAGCGCCGGCACCTCCAAGTCCGCCAACAAGTCCATCGGGCGCAAGAAGACCGCCGGCGCCCCCGCCGCCGCCAAGGGCGCCCGGGCCACGAAGAAATCAGCTTCCAAGAAAACCTTGGGCCGCAAGAAACCCGCGCCCGGGACGTGA
- a CDS encoding lamin tail domain-containing protein, translated as MSSQSLRAFASLVVVTSLVTLAACGGSDDPMSAGPVLPQVTLSAATVGVAYEQVLTATGGTAPLTYSVDQVPPGFSFYGDSGRLVGPATTAGEWTLKVSVRDAKGTQNTRGYAFKVWSAPVITTASPLPAVKEGSAYTFTFSATGGAQPLTWSQAGGAIANGLTLSEDGVLSGTPRGPALYEFILRVKDANGALADAVIQLPVQTSSGELPDGGPVTDGGTTDGGTKTDGGTPTDGGTKTDGGTPTDGGTATLKVGNWNIEWFGDPTPGNGPSDEALQLANATAVIADAGPDVLGVAEIVGVDAFNSLKSGLSGYSGLLASGSYYGASTQKVGLLYKTDAVQVVSSNVVLTECALDFAYRPPLRVDLKVTRSAAPVDLTVMVLHMKAYADSDSYARRQGAAACLKNYLDTYLPTQNVMVLGDWNDDVDASIYTPYASPYEAFVKDPTHYKFLTQSLSESGARSTVSNSQFIDHQLVTNELAAYHVANSTEVLKPAIANYKTSTSDHYPIFSKFNFGTAAEARSVRLTAPNGGETLQAGKTFNITWTSSNVTQVDLTYTLDGTVWRPVASGLTASTGRYAWTVPSESSTSARVRVADSTRSDVADVSDGAFTMTRPVPQVFINEYLPQPNPPASGGTTPDYDQQFVEIYNSGSTAVDLSGWKIHDASSYQAGTPRHTFVAGTVLPAGKGYVVYSGASAVPAGMPYATFANNNGYGLRLDRGRNQWNGTSYGAGDIVYLVRPDGTVQDSHSYQEPGVDVYQGYSFNRTPDLSATGYMDTYFPTPGRRADGSAF; from the coding sequence ATGTCGTCCCAGTCCCTCCGAGCGTTCGCGTCGCTCGTCGTCGTCACCTCCCTCGTCACGTTGGCGGCCTGTGGTGGCTCCGACGACCCCATGTCGGCGGGGCCGGTGCTGCCCCAGGTGACGCTGTCGGCGGCCACGGTGGGCGTGGCGTATGAGCAGGTGCTGACGGCGACGGGCGGCACGGCGCCGCTCACGTATTCGGTGGACCAGGTGCCGCCGGGCTTCTCCTTCTATGGGGACAGCGGGCGGCTGGTGGGGCCCGCGACGACGGCCGGCGAATGGACGCTGAAGGTGTCCGTGCGCGACGCGAAGGGCACCCAGAACACGCGGGGCTATGCGTTCAAGGTGTGGTCGGCGCCGGTCATCACCACGGCGTCTCCGCTGCCGGCCGTGAAGGAAGGCAGCGCCTACACCTTCACCTTCAGCGCCACGGGCGGCGCGCAGCCCCTGACCTGGTCGCAGGCGGGCGGGGCGATTGCGAATGGCCTGACGCTGTCGGAGGACGGGGTGCTGTCCGGCACGCCGCGGGGTCCGGCGCTGTATGAGTTCATCCTGCGGGTGAAGGATGCCAACGGCGCCCTCGCGGACGCGGTCATCCAACTGCCCGTGCAGACGTCGTCCGGGGAGCTGCCCGACGGCGGCCCGGTGACGGACGGCGGGACGACGGACGGTGGGACGAAGACGGACGGTGGCACCCCGACGGACGGCGGGACGAAGACGGACGGTGGCACCCCGACGGACGGCGGGACGGCGACCCTCAAGGTGGGCAACTGGAACATCGAGTGGTTCGGGGACCCGACGCCGGGCAACGGGCCCTCCGACGAGGCGCTGCAGCTGGCCAACGCGACAGCGGTCATCGCGGACGCGGGGCCGGACGTGCTGGGGGTGGCGGAGATCGTCGGCGTGGACGCGTTCAACTCGCTGAAGAGCGGGCTGTCCGGGTACAGCGGCCTGCTCGCCAGCGGTTCCTACTATGGCGCGTCGACCCAGAAGGTGGGCCTGCTCTACAAGACGGACGCGGTGCAGGTGGTGAGCTCGAACGTCGTGTTGACGGAGTGCGCGCTGGACTTCGCGTACCGCCCGCCCCTGCGCGTGGACCTGAAGGTCACGCGGAGCGCCGCGCCGGTGGACCTGACGGTGATGGTGCTGCACATGAAGGCGTACGCGGACTCGGATTCGTACGCGCGGCGCCAGGGCGCGGCGGCGTGCCTCAAGAACTACCTGGACACGTACCTGCCGACGCAGAACGTGATGGTGCTGGGCGACTGGAACGACGACGTGGACGCGTCCATCTACACGCCGTACGCGTCGCCCTACGAAGCCTTCGTGAAGGATCCCACGCACTACAAGTTCCTCACCCAGTCGCTGTCGGAGTCCGGGGCGCGCTCGACGGTGAGCAACAGCCAGTTCATCGACCATCAGCTGGTGACGAACGAGCTGGCGGCGTACCACGTGGCGAACTCCACGGAGGTGCTCAAGCCGGCCATCGCCAACTACAAGACCAGCACGTCGGACCACTACCCCATCTTCAGCAAGTTCAACTTCGGCACGGCCGCGGAGGCGCGCAGCGTGAGGCTCACCGCGCCCAACGGCGGCGAGACGCTGCAGGCGGGCAAGACGTTCAACATCACCTGGACGTCCAGCAACGTGACGCAGGTGGACCTCACGTACACGCTGGACGGGACCGTGTGGCGCCCGGTGGCGTCAGGCCTGACGGCGTCCACGGGCCGCTATGCGTGGACGGTGCCCAGCGAGTCCTCCACCTCCGCGCGGGTGCGTGTGGCGGACTCCACGCGCTCGGACGTGGCGGACGTGAGCGACGGGGCCTTCACGATGACGCGGCCGGTGCCGCAGGTGTTCATCAACGAGTACCTGCCGCAGCCCAACCCGCCGGCCTCGGGCGGGACGACGCCGGACTACGACCAGCAGTTCGTGGAGATCTACAACTCCGGCTCGACGGCGGTGGACCTGAGTGGCTGGAAGATCCACGACGCGTCGTCGTACCAAGCCGGGACGCCCCGGCACACGTTCGTGGCCGGCACGGTGCTGCCGGCGGGCAAGGGGTACGTGGTGTATTCCGGAGCGTCGGCGGTGCCGGCGGGAATGCCCTACGCGACGTTCGCCAACAACAACGGCTACGGGCTGCGCCTCGACCGGGGCCGCAACCAGTGGAACGGTACTTCCTACGGCGCAGGTGACATCGTGTACCTGGTACGGCCGGATGGCACGGTGCAAGACAGCCACTCGTACCAAGAACCAGGCGTGGACGTGTACCAGGGCTACTCGTTTAACCGTACTCCGGACCTGAGCGCCACGGGCTATATGGACACCTACTTCCCGACCCCGGGCCGCCGGGCGGACGGCAGCGCGTTCTGA
- a CDS encoding porin family protein translates to MTARHIIASLALTSFLGALPAAAQEPKKSGLALGVRGAIGIPVGDSFRDTSLRDTFGTTVAPQVDVSWFFSRQLSLGGYFQYGIGSGPHDSCSGENNPSCTSTVLRVGVDLDYHFLPDGFIGPWVGVGVGYEIGKLEAGRGASNTWLKLEGYDLAHAHLGLDLHLTRSIAVGPYISASVGQYSEGAVRLGDVETSDNLTSDEKRIHVWVQPGVRVQFRL, encoded by the coding sequence ATGACTGCTCGACACATCATCGCATCGCTGGCGCTGACCTCCTTCCTGGGCGCCCTGCCGGCCGCGGCCCAGGAGCCCAAGAAGTCCGGGCTCGCGCTGGGCGTGCGCGGCGCCATTGGCATTCCCGTGGGCGACTCCTTCAGGGACACCTCGCTCCGCGACACCTTCGGCACCACCGTGGCGCCGCAGGTGGACGTCTCCTGGTTCTTCAGCCGGCAGCTCTCGCTGGGCGGCTACTTCCAGTACGGCATCGGGTCGGGCCCGCACGACTCATGCTCCGGCGAGAACAACCCGTCCTGCACGAGCACGGTCCTGCGCGTCGGCGTCGACCTGGACTACCACTTCCTCCCGGATGGCTTCATCGGGCCCTGGGTGGGCGTGGGCGTGGGCTACGAAATCGGGAAGCTGGAGGCGGGCAGGGGCGCCTCGAACACGTGGCTGAAGCTGGAGGGTTATGACCTGGCCCACGCCCACCTCGGCTTGGACCTCCACCTCACCCGCTCCATCGCGGTGGGGCCCTACATCTCCGCGTCCGTGGGGCAGTACAGCGAGGGCGCGGTCCGCCTGGGCGACGTTGAAACCAGCGACAACCTCACCAGCGACGAGAAGCGCATCCACGTCTGGGTCCAGCCGGGCGTGCGCGTGCAGTTCCGGCTGTAG
- a CDS encoding DUF2381 family protein, with translation MSLSASVIPLVLAVLLGTTAVAQSRTPLVRERKARMLTLSAEEPPVLHPLHVAAHEVTTITFDAPIAPESVDRRVLAPFFSRVVVHDDVLVLKASMDVPAGREPVLTVRFAGPGAPVQVGFALTTVEAEVDSQVEVLRQGRTAQDLGKELADLRARCAVTEAGLATLRAQCALSGLGGAVLTGAITREGVSVEYLPALPVSMGIAAIGPHVLYRAANTRALSTSLLNPEGSAPWVPGFARMTPRGPNAPGIPVRELPLLMQVKQLAPGERAAVVVEWRELQDLPAGTDFTLELLDAKGERGVRWEQVVP, from the coding sequence ATGTCGCTGTCCGCTTCGGTCATTCCCCTGGTGCTGGCAGTCCTGCTGGGCACCACGGCGGTGGCGCAGTCCCGCACTCCCTTGGTCAGGGAGCGCAAGGCCCGGATGCTCACGCTGAGCGCGGAGGAACCGCCGGTGCTGCATCCCCTGCATGTCGCCGCCCATGAGGTGACCACCATCACCTTCGACGCGCCCATCGCTCCGGAGTCCGTGGACCGGCGCGTGCTCGCCCCCTTCTTCTCCCGAGTGGTGGTGCACGACGACGTGCTCGTCCTCAAGGCGTCCATGGATGTCCCCGCGGGCAGGGAGCCCGTGCTCACCGTGCGCTTCGCGGGGCCCGGTGCTCCCGTGCAGGTGGGGTTCGCGCTCACGACCGTGGAGGCGGAGGTGGATTCACAGGTGGAGGTGCTGCGGCAGGGGCGCACCGCGCAGGACCTGGGAAAGGAGCTCGCGGACCTGCGGGCCCGGTGCGCCGTCACCGAGGCGGGGCTCGCGACGCTGCGTGCGCAGTGCGCGCTCAGTGGACTGGGCGGCGCGGTGTTGACGGGGGCGATCACCCGGGAGGGTGTCTCCGTGGAGTATCTGCCGGCGCTTCCCGTGAGCATGGGCATCGCCGCCATCGGCCCGCACGTGCTCTACCGCGCGGCGAACACCCGGGCCCTGTCGACCTCGCTGCTCAACCCCGAGGGTTCAGCCCCCTGGGTCCCTGGCTTCGCCCGGATGACCCCACGCGGGCCCAATGCCCCTGGCATCCCGGTCCGAGAGCTTCCCCTGCTCATGCAGGTGAAGCAGCTGGCCCCCGGAGAGCGAGCGGCCGTGGTGGTGGAATGGCGTGAGCTTCAGGACCTGCCCGCGGGCACGGACTTCACCCTGGAGCTGCTCGACGCGAAGGGCGAGCGCGGCGTCCGCTGGGAACAGGTGGTGCCATGA